GAAACACTGCCGGgggggtggctgcaggggagcagtgctgagtggagggggtgTGGCCTGGCAGAGGGGGGGCGTGGCCTGGCGGTGCTGACCCCGCCCCCTTGCCCCGCCCCCCAGAGAAGCCCCCTGAGGAGCCGCCGGCGAAGCTGCTGGACGACCTGTTCCGCAAGACCAAGGCGGCGCCCTGCATCTATTGGCTGCCGCTGACCGACACCCAGgtgggcggggctgggggcggggcgaggggctgggggcggggcttcccccccacacacagctgCGCTGGGGCTTGTCACGTTCCTGGGGCCCCTCgcgtccccccacgtccccttaACTGCCCCCGACCGACCCCCAACCACCTCCAACTACCCCCCGActgcccccaactgcccccaaCCAACTCCAGctgcccccaactgcccccaaCCACCCGAACTGCCCCCCAACCGACCCCCAACTGCCCCAACCACCCCAATTGCCCAAACCGCCCCCaactgcccccaaatgcccccaATTGCTCCTGAccaccccccaactgccccccaacTGCCTGCAGCCATCTTCAACTGCCCCCAACCGCCCCCAACCACCTCCAGCTGCTCCTCAACCACCCCCAATTGCCCCCAAccacccccaactgcccccaaccaccccccaactgcccccagcCACTTCCAAccgcccccaactgccccccaacCACCTCCAACTGCCCCCGACCGCCACCAACTGCCCCCCAATTGCCCCAAACCACTCCCAACTGCCCCCGAccacccccaactgccccccaattgcccccaactgccccccaacCTCCCCCCAACCGCCCCCAATTGCTCCCCAACTGCCTCCAACTGCCCCCTGACCACCTCCAACTGCCCCCCAAttgcccccaactgccccccaatTGCTCCTGACCACCCCCCAAccacccccaactgcccccaacCGCCTCCAACCGCCCCAACTGCCCAATTGCTCCTGACCACCCCCCAACCACCCCCAACCACCTCCAGctgccccccaactgccccaaCTGCCCCCCAACCTACCCCAGCACCCCCAACCACCCCAATTGCCCCCAAccaccccccacctgcccccaactgcccccaaTTGCTCTCAAccaccccccaactgcccccaacCACCTCCAACTGCCCCCCAATTGCCCCCAACCTCCCCCAACCTCCCCCCAACCGCCCCCCAAGCGCCCCCCAAGCGTGACCCGTCGCCGCGGGGGTCTCAGTTCGTGCAGAAGCaggcggagcgggcggcgcgggcccaggagccccccaaccaccccccaactgccccccaacCGCCCCCCAATTGCCTCCAACTGCCCCTAAgcacccccaactgccccccaaccactccccccaccccaaaccgcCCCCCAAGTGCCCCCCAAGCGTGACCCGTCGCCGCGGGGGGTCTCAGTTCGTGCAGAAGCaggcggagcgggcggcgcgggcccaggagccccccaaccaccccccaactgccccccaacCGCCCCCCAATTGCCTCCAACTGCCCTAAgcacccccaactgccccccaaccactccccccaccccaaaccgcCCCCCAAGTGCCCCCAAGCGTGACCCGTCGCCGCGGGGGGTCTCAGTTCGTGCAGAAGCaggcggagcgggcggcgcgggcccgggAGCGCGAGCGGCGCCgcaaggagcaggaggaagaggagcagcggcagcagcgggggCGGCAGCCCGAGCGCGACAAGGGCCGGCGCGACCACCGCGACCACCGCGagcggcctcctcctcctcctcctcctcctcctcctccctcctcttcctcctccgcctccgccgccgcccccgcggcgtcCGGCCCCACGGCGTCCGGCCCCACGGCGTCCGCCCCCGCCTCCGGCCCCACGGCGGGAGCCGAGCGGGGCCCCCCCCCGCGAGCGGgagcgggaccgggaccgggagcgggagcggggatcgggagcggggggagcgggagcgggagcgggatcGGCGCGACGCCAAGCGCCGCAgtcgcagccgcagccgcagcaccCCCCGTGCGGGACCGGGGGGGCCgccgctgaccccccccccccctttctgccCCAcggcttccccctccccaccccccctgcCGCGCGCGTgtcgtgtgtccccccccccccccaaatctgtgtcatgtcccccctctcccccccccccgccagcggcTCCGGGGGGGCAATAAACGGCCGCCGGCGTTTCTAGAGCTGCCTCCGACTGCTGCTGGGGGgcttctgtggggctgggggggtcctatGGGGCTGGGTgtatctatggggctgggggggttcctatggggctggggggtcgctatggggctgggggggtctgtggggctaGGGGGGCTCACAGGGGGCTGGGTGATCGCTATGGGGCTGGAGgatcgctatggggctgggggaggtctatagggctgggggggtcctgtggggctggggggggttctatggggctgggggggtcctgtggggctggaggggctCACAGGGGGCTGGGGAGtcactatggggctggggggggtctaTAGGCTGGGGGGGtcctatggggctgggggcttctggggggctggggggtcgctatggggcggtgggggtctatggggctgggggggtcctatGGGACTGACGGGGgtcctatggggctggggggttcctatggggctgggggtgtctaTGGCGCTGGGGGggttctgtggggctgggggggggctcctatggggctgctggggagctgctgtggggctgggaagccCTTGGGGAGCtcgagtggggctggggggggcttgtgtggggctgggggggctcctATGGGCTGGGGGGCCTCTTAGGGGACCCCTGTGGGTCTGGGGGGGTCATAGGGGTCtccagtggggctggggggctccaTAGGGGTCACATGTGGGGCTGGAGGACCCACAggggacacgtgtggggctggAGAAGGGCTCGGAGtcctcccgctcctccttccGGCCGCCTCTACCCCCGCTTCCGGTCTCTATGGCCCATCCGCCGCCTCTCATTGGCCGCGCGCTTGTCAGTCCCCCGCCTCGGAGCGTTCCCATTGGCCAATCACATAACCCCTCCCAAAAGCCCCTCCCCATCCTCCCGCCGCCAGGGCGGGAAAGCTTCGCCCCGCCTCCTCGCCGCTCCGAttggcccgcggcggcggcggcggcgcgcgccgatTGGCCGCTCcttgcagcggcggcggcggcagcgtgcGGACGTGCGGGGCGCCCAAAatggcggcggaggcggcggaggcgctggcgctgctggcggcgCTGCGCGACCAGGTaggggccgccccccccctcccccccgctccccggtGCCCTCTGACCCGCACCGGTGACCCCTGACCCCCCCCGCAGGTGGCCGCCGTCACGGCGCATGCGCGGACGCTGCTGCGGCGGGTGCGGGAGGGGCAGCTCCGCACCGAGCAggtaccggggggggggaggggggaaaggggggggggggacttgggggtccctgccccatagcggggggggcggggggcgtccctgccccatagggacACAGTagggggggtccctgccccatAGGGCCGcgttgggggggggtccctgccccatagggacATGCTGGGGAAGGTCCTGCCCCATAGGGACACATTAGGGGGGTCCTTGCCCCATAGAGACGCGCcggggggggtcccagccccatATGGACGTGCCAGGGGGGTCCCTGCCCATAGCagggggggcggggggtccctgccccatagggacACATTGGGGGGTCCCTGCCCCATAGAGAGACACcgggggggtccctgccccatagggaggcgccgggggggggtgatggaggagggagggacgtgggcaGGTCCTGGGGGGAAGGGGGCGGAGCCAGCGctgaccccgcccccccccgcaaGGGCCTGTCCCTGCTGGAGCTCCgcccccagctgctgctgctctaccTGCAGGACCTGGCCCTGGTGGTGGGGCCAAGGTGGGCGGGGCCTCGCTGGGGGCGGTCCCCGCCGTGCCCCGCCTCCTGGAGACCCGCGTGGtgaggggggcggggcctgggagggcagggggcggggcctggcttGGCCTGGGGCttgaagggggaaaggggaggggatgGTGGTTGGGGGATCTGGGGGTGGGGCCTGGGGTGGTGGGAGGGGCTGGGGTGGTGGGAGGGGCCTGGGGGAGGCGGGGCTTGTGGCTAAGTAATGGGGGGCGGAGCTTCTGGGTCTGctcctgttttgggggggggacccggacgcctgggcccctcgttgtggggggggggggggatcccggacgcctgggcccctcgttgtgggggggggggatcccggacgcctgggcccctcgttgtgggggggggggggatcccggacgcctgggccccttgttgAGGGGgggatcccggacgcctgggccccctcgttgtgggggggggggggaatcccggacgcctgggcccctcgttgTGGGGGGAGGGgatccggacgcctgggccccttgttgGGGGgggatcccggacgcctgggcccctcgtgtgGGGGGGCGgatcccagacgcctgggcccctcgttgTGGGGgggatcccggacgcctgggccccttgttgGGGGAGgggatcccggacgcctgggccccttgttgAGGgggatcccggacgcctgggcccctcgttgGGGGAGgggatcccggacgcctgggcccctcgtgtggggggggggatcccggacgcctgggcccccccacaGGTGCTGGAGAAGATGCGGCCGCTGGAGCAGCGCCTCAAGTACCAGGTGGAGAAGCtgctgcgggcggcggccgccggggccctgggtgagcgcccggacgcctgggcccttccctcccctcccttcccgcccggacgcctgggcccctcccggatgcccCTGGGCGGTGATTGACAGCTGTCCGTCATCCCCTTTCCCAGGTGACAACGACCCGCTGCGCTTCCGTCCTGCCCCCGGCAACCTGGTGACGCGGGTgagtgggggaggggggggcgcccggacgcctgggcccctctggggGGGGTGCCcgggtcccccccaccccgggttTTGACGTCTGCGGcggcagcaggaggaagaggaggaggaagagaaggaagagaaggaggaaggagcGGGAGGGCCGAAGGCGCCGGGCCTGGGCGGGGGGCGCAGATACGTCCCCCCCCGCCTGGTGCCGGTGCAGTACGGTGAGCggcggcgcccggacgcctgggccccatccTGAGGTTCccgtcccggacacctgggccccttcccggacgcctgggcccccctagTTGGTGGGTgggaggcacccggacgcctgggccccatccTGAGGTTcccgtcccggacgcctgggccccttcccggatgcctgggcctcCCTAGTTGGGGGGTgggaggcacccggacgcctgggccccatcccggacgcctgggccctgacaccccccctccccccgcgcagaGGAGGCGGGGCCAGAGCGGGCGGAGCGGGCGCGGGAGCGGCTGCGGCGTCGGGCGCTGAGCAGCtcggtgctgcgggagctgcgcgAGGAGCTGAGCGAGGCCCCCGAGGAGGTGCCGGGGGGGCCCCAAGCCCCGGGGGGGCGGCTGCTGCGCGACAggtgagccggacgcctgggccccttcccccggacgcctgggcccctctcccggacgcctgggcccctttcccggacgcctgggccccttcccggacgcctgggccccttcacccggacacctgggccccttcccccggacgc
This genomic stretch from Apteryx mantelli isolate bAptMan1 unplaced genomic scaffold, bAptMan1.hap1 HAP1_SCAFFOLD_239, whole genome shotgun sequence harbors:
- the NGDN gene encoding LOW QUALITY PROTEIN: neuroguidin (The sequence of the model RefSeq protein was modified relative to this genomic sequence to represent the inferred CDS: inserted 1 base in 1 codon) — translated: MAAEAAEALALLAALRDQVAAVTAHARTLLRRVREGQLRTEQGLSLLELRPQLLLLYLQDLALVVXAKVGGASLGAVPAVPRLLETRVVLEKMRPLEQRLKYQVEKLLRAAAAGALGDNDPLRFRPAPGNLVTRQEEEEEEEKEEKEEGAGGPKAPGLGGGRRYVPPRLVPVQYEEAGPERAERARERLRRRALSSSVLRELREELSEAPEEVPGGPQAPGGRLLRDRTRYEEAMLVRLSESRRERARRRRQWAQASGGAENLDSLPHFGAATAALLGPGLQDETPPRKKKKKQPKVAKRKKKGFRRRR